The DNA segment GGCTATCTAGCATGGAGGACGCCCTCGCCGTGGGCCCGTTGGTCGATGTACGTCGGCATGGGTTATCTGTGGATGAGTATCGTCACCTTCATGCACGACTGCACGCATGACGTGCTCTTCAAAGCGCGCTGGAAGAACTGGGCATTCGGCATCTTTTCGATGATCCCTCTCCTCGTCACGTTCGTCTCGTTCAAAGAGGATCACTTGGAGCATCACCGCTATAACCGCAGCCCCAAAGATCCGGACGCCTTCACCATGGGTCAGCGCGGCGTGCTCGACTTCGTCCTCTTCTATGTCTACATCGTTGTCGGCGGCGTACTCACGATCCTGCAATTTACCTTGATCTATCCGCTCCAGAAGTTTAACAGCAGACAGTGGCTCATCCACGGCTCTGAAGTCCTCTTGCGCGTCGTGGTTCTCGGCGGGCTCATCCTGTGGGCCTCACGCCAAGGAGTGCTCAGCCCGTTTCTCCAGCTCTGGCTGGTCCCCGCGTATATCTTCTCCCTCTTCAACAGCGTCCGCTTCATTGGCGAGCATTACGGAACGCCGTGGAATGCAGGACAGATGTTGGGAACGCGGACAATCATCAGCAACCAAGCCAATAGCTTCTTTTGGAATAACATCAACTACCACATCGGCCACCACATTTACCCCGGCGTGCCCTGGTATAATTTACAAAAATTACATGCAGCTTTGCTTCCCGAGATCGAACGCACCCATGCAGTCGTCGACCCCGGTTATTGGAGTGTCTTCTTCCAAGCGTGTCGTGGCGGACCTGAATCGGTCGAGCGGAATGCCCTTCGGTTCGCAAAACGAACCGGGGCAGCGTTCTCATCCGAAGGGGCTTAGGAATGGAACCCACGGCGTCAGCGGGACTTCAGCGACAAAGAAATCCGTTTCCGCGCTAGATCGACCTCCAGCACGGTCACCAGCACTTTCTGTTGCACCTTCACGACCTCATTCGGGTCTTTCACGAACCGATCTGCGAGTTGGCTGATATGCACCAAGCCATCTTGATGCACCCCGATATCGACAAAGGCCCCAAAGGCGGTCACGTTGGTCACAATCCCCGGCAGTTTCATGCCGGGTTTCACGTCTTCGATCTTCTCGACGCCTTCGGCAAACCGCACGACCTCGAACTGCGCGCGCGGGTCGCGTCCCGGCTTGGCCAGCTCGGCTAGAATGTCGTTCAACGTCGGCAGCCCCACCTGATCGTTCACGTACTTTTTGGGGTCAATTTTCTGGCGCTGCCGCTCGTCCTGTAACAGATCCGTCACCGCGCATTCCACTTCCCGGGCCATCGCCTCTACGAGCCGGTAACGCTCAGGGTGCACAGCGCTGGCGTCCAGCGGGTTGTCTCCTTCACGAACCCGGAGAAACCCCGCCGCTTGCTCGAACGCCTTCGGGCCGAGACGCGGCACTTTCAGCAACCGTGCGCGCGACGAGAACGGCCCATTGGCATTACGGTATTCGACGATATTGCGCGCCAATTGCGGCCCCAACCCCGAAACATAGGTCAGCAGCTGTTGGCTCGCGGTGTTCACTTCCACTCCCACGCTGTTCACGCAGCTCATCACCACGTCATCAAGGCGATGCTTCAACGCGCTTTGGTCTACGTCATGCTGATACTGCCCTACGCCAATGGACTTGGCGTCGAGCTTCACCAACTCAGCCAGCGGGTCCATCAGCCGTCGTCCGATCGACACCGCTCCACGCACAGTCACGTCATGATCGGGAAATTCTTCTCGCGCGACCTCGGAGGCCGAATAAATCGACGCGCCGCTCTCATTCACCATGACAATCGGGATGGAACGTGGCAAGTCAAGCTTGCGAACGAACGCCTCAGTTTCCCGCCCAGCAGTACCATTGCCGATGGCAATCGCCTCGACCGCCAATTTCTCGCACAACGCAACGATACGCGCGCCGGCTTCCGCCGCTTCACGTGCACTTTGGTGAGGAAAGATCGTCGTGTTGCCCAACAGCTTGCCTTGGCGATCCAAACACACCACCTTGCAGCCAGTGCGGAAACCGGGATCGATTGCCAAGACGCTCTTTTGCCCAAGCGGCGACACGAGCAACAGTTGGCGCAGATTATCGGCAAACACCGTAATCGCGGCTTCATCGGCGCGTTTCTTGGTCAGTAACCGCACCTCGGTCTCAATCGACGGACCGAGCAGCCGCTTGAAACTATCGTGCACGGCCAGTTTCACCTGCTCTGAGGCCAGCTTCGTACCTTTGATGAACAAGCGTTCGAGAATGCGGAGAGCGTCAAACTCCGAGATCACCACGCGGAACGTGAGGAACTCTTCCTTCTCACCACGGCGCATGGCGAGAATCCGGTGCGAAGGCGCGGTCGCCACCGGCTCTTCCCAAGCGAAGTAGTCGGAGAACTTCGCACCTTCAGCCTCCTTGCCAGGAATCACTTCGGATTGAAAAGCACCCTTCTCCAGCAACAACTCGCGCAATCGCGCCCGCGCCTGCCCGTCTTCGCTCACCCACTCGGCCATGATGTCGCGCACGCCCGACAACACTTCGGCTATCGACGGCAGTTGCTTTTCTGGATCGACATAGGCTTCTGCCTCGTTCAGCGGGTCGCAATCGCTCTGCTCCCAGACGCGTTGCGCCAATGGCTCCAAGCCTTTTTCTTTGGCGAGGGTCGCGCGTGTGCGGCGCTTAGGCTTGTAGGGCAAATACAGATCTTCGAGAACGGTCAGCGATTCCGCCTCCAGAATTTTTTCTTTCAACTCCTCGGTCAATTTGCCTTGTTCGGCGATGGACTTCAGCACCGTCTCGCGCCGTTTGTCCAACTCGGCAAGCTGCAAAAGACGATCACGAATAGTGGTAATGACGACTTCATCCAAACTGCCGGTCATTTCCTTGCGATAGCGGGCAATGAACGGCACGGTCGCATCTTCTTCGAGCAGCGCAGCTGTGGCTTGGACTTGGCGTGGGGCAATAGCGAGTTCTTTGGCGATGAGGTCGATGTGTGTGAGGTTCATGTGCGCTGGGCTCTTCCTTCAGGAGAGTTAGATCGTGAAGGAAACATGATACCCAGCGAACTTCCGGATGTTCAGCACCCCGGTATCCAGAATCAGATATTGCCCCTTGATGCCAAGCAGCGTTCCCTCGACAAGAGCGGTTTTGTCGAAGCTGAGCGACGACACTTTCTTGGGATACTGCAAGATCGGATAGGCAAAGGTGCGTGCTGCTTCCTCTGGCAAGTGGGCCACGGAGGGCTCCTCGGCGAACGCGTTCAGTTGCGACACCACGTCATGACAACGATCCAGCAAATCGGTTCTGCTGGCGATCAGATCGTGCGGTGCAGGATCGCCAGAGAGCATTTTCCGCCAATCCGTGCGGTCGGCGACGAAGCGCTTCAACGCCACTTCGAGCAATCCAGCATGACGGCGACTCGGCACCCGCAGACACAGCAGCGCCTGCGACGCGCCTTGATCCAGCCAGCGCGTGGGCACCTGGCTGGCGCGGGTGATGCCGACTTTCAGGCCAGAGGAATTCGCCAGGTAGACATAATGTGGCTGCATGCAATGAGCGAGGCCCCACTCCGGCTCGCGACACGTGCCTTGCGCGAAGTGGCACAACTCCGGCTTCACGATACACATGTCGCACTGCGCCAGCGTCGTGAAACAGCGATAGCAATACCCTTGGTTAAAGCTCTTCTTCGTGCGTTGCCCGCAGGCGATACAAGCGATCTCGCCGCTATATTCGAGACGAAGGGTTTGTCCAAGCAGCTCGTTCAACGGCAGCTCAACCTCGCCTATCGGTAAGCGATACGTTACCGGCGTGTCTGCCGAGGTAATCATTTTGCGGAGGTTGCCATGGAGTTGCGTCATGTTCAAAATCCTATCCCTTCAGATTCCCTGGCGATGAAATCGCCGGGCTACATGACAACGCCCGGTAAACCGGGCTTCAAACCACACTTCTCTTGCCCTCAAGCTGACTTCAGCCAGCGTCGCTTTGTAGCCCGGACACTTCATGTCCGGGCGGAGCTTAACACGCACCTGAGCGGTAGAGAAAGATCGACTCCCGCTCGCTCAGCCAGGTCGCTTCATCTGAAGTGGCGAGGGCGTCAAGATCGGCGGGAGTGGCGGCGGGATCATCCACCCATTGGCGCAAGAGCGGGCCACCGTTAATCAGGTCGATGGCGAGCCGGTCACGCTCGTACTCGTAAGGAAAATCTCGCCATAGCTCGAAGTCCGGGTGCAGCGTCCGTACGGCTTTGAACACGAGCGCCATTAAGCGCCATGGGCGAAATGTGTCGTGGTTGTAGCTGCCGTCTTCAACGTGAATGTGGAGCCCCGCGCATAGCTTCCCGACGTGTTTGTGAAATGTCGGCTCGAACCAGCATGCTCTAAGTCGACAGCCTTGCAGCCAATGCGGTGCCAGAGATTCCATCCGTGCCAGCAGCGCGCACGGATCTAGGTCCGGCGCGCCGAAGAGTTCTAGTGGCCGCGTCGTCCCACGTCCTTCGGAGAGTGTCGTGCCTTCCAGCATCACCGTTCCCGCGTAGCAACGCGCCATCCACAGATTCGCGGCGTTGGGGCTGGGATTCACCCAGGTGCGTTCGCCGAGCGGCCAGCCGTAGCCCGGTGCGTTCGTCGGATTCCAACCGTCCATCGTCACCACTTCGCACTCGACATCCAAATGCAGTGTGCTCACAAACCAGCGCGCAAGTTCGCCCAGCGTCAGACCGTGACGCATGGGCAGCGCTCCCGCGCCGACAAAACTCTCCCACCCCGGTCGGAGCCGTAGTCCTTCCACGGGACGCCCAGCGGGATTCGGTCGGTCCAGCACCCAAACCGTCTTTCGATGCTCCGCCGCTGCTTCGAGCATGTACCGCAACGTGGTGACAAAGGTGTAGATGCGACAGCCCACGTCTTGCAGATCGATCAGCAGCGTATCGAAGCAGTCCATCATGGCCGCCGTGGGACGGCGCACTTCGCCGTAGAGACTGAAGACCGGAATCCCGTGCACAGGGTCGTGGAAGTCCGACGACTCGACCATGTTATCTTGCTTATCGCCGCGCAGCCCGTGTTGCGGGCCGAAGGCGGCAACGAGCTTAATACCGTCGAGCGCTGCGAGCGCGTCGAGGGAATGGGTCAAGTCGCGGGTCACCGAAGCCGGGTGGGCAAGCAACGCGACGCGACGGCCTGCTAGCGGTTTCCGTAGCGCAGGCTCTTCCAACAGACGATCGATGCCGAACTTCATCGTGTCCCCCTTCTCGTGGTCTCGCCATGCAGAGGCGCGATCCCCAGCATAAACGCCTCGGCATGATGGAAATCCGGTTTCCCAGGCGGGTGTCGCAGCGCCCAATAGGAGAGCACGCCGAGGTTGTCTTCAATCACGGCGGACAGCGCCAGCCGCAGCGGTTGTGTCGTCAACGGAGGAGAGAGAAAAAGGCGCGCGTCGAGTTCGAGACTCTGCTCCGTACTCTGCGTAACGATCTTTGGCACCAGCTCTTCCTCACCAACCGTCGAGCGGTCGCGATAGCCGCGAAAGTGGTACACCGCCCACTCACCCGAGGGAGAGAAATTACACTCTCGGTACGCCGAGTCGCCCTGTATCGCGAGGAACGCCTCGAAGCAGGTGTGCCGCCAGAGGCCATCGACCCGCGCCGGCGGCCGGGGTGGGGGAATCCGCAGCTTGGCGCAGTCGCCCGTGAGGATGTAAGTGAGGGCGAGCGCGCCGTCTTGTCCAGTTTGCAACCAGGAAATACGCACTTCGATTCCACGCACCGCCGCGCTGGGCGTCTCGGAATGACGCATGAGCGTCGCGGTATACACAGGAGAATGTTCGATCACGGATGCAAGCTCACCCTCACACGACCGGCACCTCCTCCGTCACGAACGATATAGATTTGCTCAGATCGGCAAATGTGAGTTCGTCGGGACGAATAATGGCTAGATACCGGGGCTCGTTAAAAGCAGTAGTGAGGCTCTCCACGCTGTCGAACCACAGCTCGGCCACCCCGTCATAGTCGCCCGCCGCGCCGAGCGGTAGCGCGCCTTTGACCAAATGGCACTGAACATATTTTTTCACATGGCGGATAAATTCCGGCACGCTCCGCACCAGCGGACCATGATGGTTCCGCCAGTAGGCACTAAACTCTTCATGCGTCATTCCCTCTTTGCGCTTCGCACAGATGATGAATTTGACCATGATGCGTGACTCCTTAGCGAGAGTAGTGCAGCTTCAATCCAGGGCGCGGCCAATCCACCGCTACCAGCCGCCCGGAGCCGCTCAGGGTAATGTAGGCCGTCCGCAGATCCGGCCCGCCAAAGCAGATATTGGTCGTCAGCGGATCGCCGGTGGGAACGAACTCTACCGATGCGCCATCGGGTGAAATGACGGTAATACCGCCGTTAATCAACGTGGCTACACATACGTTCCCGGCACTGTCTACCGCCAGCGAATCGAGCAACTGATAACCCGGCAATCCGGCGAGCAACTTCCCGCCGCCAGGACCCGCGAGCAGCGGCCCACCCTCCCCGACTTCTACCGGCGCGAGTTCTCCGGGAGCAGCGATTTTCCATTGCCACACCCGCCCTTCGAAGGTCTGAGCGGCATAGAGATGCGTGTCGCCGGGAGCCAAACCGATGCCGTTAGGTCCGTCAATAGGAAACACAACTTCTTTAATCGACGAGCCATCGGCTTTGGCGTAATACAGCGCGGTGCGATCCCGCTGGCGCTCTAGTACTTTGCCGAAGTCCGAGAACCAAAACCCACCCTGGGCATCGAAGACCAAGTCGTTCGGGCCACGCAGGCGGTGTCCGTTGCATTCGGTGTAGAGCACTTCTACTTTGCCGCTGTCGATGTCTACCCGTTGGATATACCCGCCGGTATACCCGTCCGGCAGTCCTTCCGTCGGACTGCCATCCGCCGTGAACCTCAGCCCGCCGTTATTACAGATGTACACTTTCCCATCCGGCCCGAGCGCCGCACCATTAGGACCGCCCCCAGTGTTGGCCACCACTTCTTTGGCACCATTGGGGCGCACGCGAGTGAGCGTGCCGCCGGTGATTTCCACCACCAACACACTGCCATCGTTCATGGCCACCGGACCTTCGGGAAATTTCAGACCCGAAGTGATTTCTCGTAGCTGCGACATAACCGTTCCTCCTTTTTTTGCGCGTCGTATCGAGTTCGCGACAAGGTTTTTGCATGAAATTTCCTCCGCGTCCAGCGGCGACCGTTGCGCGGGAGCGCGAAACATGGCACAGCACAGGTGTTGCCACCGTGCCCGGTTCCGGCAACTGCTGCACCGGACTAAGAGGAGGAGTTGCATGCCTGTACAAAAGTTCCCACCGATGACCAAAGATTTTCCCACGTTCGATTGCGACGCCCATGTCACCGAGCCCCCCTGGATCTGGGAGCGGGCCAAAGACTGGCTCACCAAAGATGAACTCGATGCCCTGAAGACCACGATGTGGTTCGACGAGGAAACGAAACAGCTCATCGTCAATGGCCATGCTGGCGCGGGGATCGGCTCGCAACGGATCGGCGGAACGGCAGGAGTAGTGAATGTCCTCACCTCGGCGGGGCCGGGTCTCAAGCATAATATCCAACGCGCCTTGAACGTGCGCAACTTGAATCCCAAGACCGCCCTCACCAAGGAGCAGGCCAACTACATCGACCACAAAGGCTCGTACGAGCCTACGGCCCGTCTGCGCGACATGGACGTCCAAGGCATTGACCAAGTGATGATCATCCCCACCGATATCGACACCTACCCATGGCTCCAGAACGCGGTCGGGGCGAAAGCGGTCTGCAAAGCCTACAACGAGTGGGCCTACGACTACTGCCAAGCCGATCCCGAGCGCATCTTCTTCGCCGCCATGCTACCGATGCAGGACCCGGTTTTTGCCGCCCAAGAGGTGTATCGCGTGGCCGCCAAGGGCTGCCGTGTCGCCCTGGTCCGTCCCATCGACGCCATGGGCAACTATCCGCTTCAGCCGAAATACGACCCCGTGTGGCGCGCCATGGAGGAAACCGGCGTGGTCTACGGCATGCACCCCTTCCCCGCCTTCGGCACGCTCAAGCCGCCGGGCTACAGCGAGCAGTATTCGGGAGCCGAGCTGATCGCCAAGACCGTGTTCAGCTCTGGGCTGCCACACTTCTTCCTCACCAACGTGCAGAATTTCCAAGCCGAGGCGGCGCTATGGGTCACCGAGGTGTTGATGTCGGGCTTCTTCGAGCGTTACTCCAAGATTCGAGCGGCGGTATTCGAAGCCTCGTCCACCTGGCTGAGCTTCTTACTGGACGAGTGCGACAAGTTTTATCGTCTCTATCGCAACGAGCGACAAATGCCGCCGCTGAAGCGCCTGCCGAGCGAAACCTTCGCTGAGTATTGCGTCACCGGCTTCGAGGGCGATGAAGCGCCGCCGTCGCGCTTGCCCGATTTCTACCGCGATATTCTGGCATGGTCTTCCGATGTCTACCACCATGACGGAGACGATGCCTGGCGGGCCCTCGAAACCATGCGTAAGTGCGAGCTGCCGGACGCCTATCAAGCAAGGTTTCTCGGAGAAAACGCGCGCAAGATGTATCGTATTGATGCGCCGCAACAGTTCATTCGCGAACGGGTCACGGAGATCGAACGGCCCGACTGGTGGCCGACAGAAGACGAAGTGCAACGCTCGCTCGATCCCGAGGCCGGCATCGTCCGTCGCCACGGCGAAGGCCCCCGCGTCAATCGCACCAATGGTCATGCCCAGGAAGGAGCGCGACCATGAGCGCCAAGAAGCAGTGTCCGGTGTTCGATGCCGACTCGCACGTGGTCGAGCCCAAAGAAGTCTGGACGAAATACTTAGAGCCCGAATATCGCACGCTCGGCAAACATGCCTTGTGGCGAGAAGAGGGAGAGTACAACTGTTATCTCAAGGTCAACGGCCACATGTGCCGTGACGCGATGAACCCCAACATTCCCCGGCATGCCATTTGGCGACCGGGAATGACCTGGGACCACGTCGGCAACCTCGACCCCAACACGCGCCATGCGATGACGGAAGGCGCCTCGGACCCGCACGCGCGGCTGCGCGACATGGACGCGATGGGCGTCGACCAAGCCTTCTTGTATCCCACCTGGTTCGCCGAAGGGTTTCATTTGGTGGAAGACTCTGACACCGCCGCCGCGTTGGCGCGCGCCTACAACAATTGGATGGCGGATTTCTGCCAGACGGCCCCCGCACGATTGTTCGCCGCCGCCATGATCCCGCTCCAAAATATGGACTATGCCGTGGCCGAGCTGCGGCGCATCGCCACCATCCCGTGCTTTCGCGGGGCCTTTATTCGCCCCATGTTTCTCGAAGGGCGGTATTTTACCCATCCGTATTACGACCCGTTGTGGGCCGAGTTAGAACGCCTGGGCATCACGGCGGCGGTGCATCCCACACCGGGACTGTGGAACCCGGAGTGGACCTCACACGGCCCCTTCTTCGAGAAAATGAAGAACCGACTTCATCAACGCACCTTCATGAACGAGGCCGGAGGTGGGCCGTTTGCCGGCGGTGGCAACGGTGCCAACATTTCTTTCTTTGCCTCGCCTCCGCTCGGGCATCCGATCGCGCCGATTCTGTCTCCCTGGT comes from the Deltaproteobacteria bacterium genome and includes:
- a CDS encoding EthD domain-containing protein; the protein is MVKFIICAKRKEGMTHEEFSAYWRNHHGPLVRSVPEFIRHVKKYVQCHLVKGALPLGAAGDYDGVAELWFDSVESLTTAFNEPRYLAIIRPDELTFADLSKSISFVTEEVPVV
- a CDS encoding amidohydrolase family protein, which produces MPVQKFPPMTKDFPTFDCDAHVTEPPWIWERAKDWLTKDELDALKTTMWFDEETKQLIVNGHAGAGIGSQRIGGTAGVVNVLTSAGPGLKHNIQRALNVRNLNPKTALTKEQANYIDHKGSYEPTARLRDMDVQGIDQVMIIPTDIDTYPWLQNAVGAKAVCKAYNEWAYDYCQADPERIFFAAMLPMQDPVFAAQEVYRVAAKGCRVALVRPIDAMGNYPLQPKYDPVWRAMEETGVVYGMHPFPAFGTLKPPGYSEQYSGAELIAKTVFSSGLPHFFLTNVQNFQAEAALWVTEVLMSGFFERYSKIRAAVFEASSTWLSFLLDECDKFYRLYRNERQMPPLKRLPSETFAEYCVTGFEGDEAPPSRLPDFYRDILAWSSDVYHHDGDDAWRALETMRKCELPDAYQARFLGENARKMYRIDAPQQFIRERVTEIERPDWWPTEDEVQRSLDPEAGIVRRHGEGPRVNRTNGHAQEGARP
- a CDS encoding DOMON-like domain-containing protein, with product MIEHSPVYTATLMRHSETPSAAVRGIEVRISWLQTGQDGALALTYILTGDCAKLRIPPPRPPARVDGLWRHTCFEAFLAIQGDSAYRECNFSPSGEWAVYHFRGYRDRSTVGEEELVPKIVTQSTEQSLELDARLFLSPPLTTQPLRLALSAVIEDNLGVLSYWALRHPPGKPDFHHAEAFMLGIAPLHGETTRRGTR
- a CDS encoding DUF2797 domain-containing protein, which produces MTQLHGNLRKMITSADTPVTYRLPIGEVELPLNELLGQTLRLEYSGEIACIACGQRTKKSFNQGYCYRCFTTLAQCDMCIVKPELCHFAQGTCREPEWGLAHCMQPHYVYLANSSGLKVGITRASQVPTRWLDQGASQALLCLRVPSRRHAGLLEVALKRFVADRTDWRKMLSGDPAPHDLIASRTDLLDRCHDVVSQLNAFAEEPSVAHLPEEAARTFAYPILQYPKKVSSLSFDKTALVEGTLLGIKGQYLILDTGVLNIRKFAGYHVSFTI
- a CDS encoding DUF1343 domain-containing protein, with protein sequence MKFGIDRLLEEPALRKPLAGRRVALLAHPASVTRDLTHSLDALAALDGIKLVAAFGPQHGLRGDKQDNMVESSDFHDPVHGIPVFSLYGEVRRPTAAMMDCFDTLLIDLQDVGCRIYTFVTTLRYMLEAAAEHRKTVWVLDRPNPAGRPVEGLRLRPGWESFVGAGALPMRHGLTLGELARWFVSTLHLDVECEVVTMDGWNPTNAPGYGWPLGERTWVNPSPNAANLWMARCYAGTVMLEGTTLSEGRGTTRPLELFGAPDLDPCALLARMESLAPHWLQGCRLRACWFEPTFHKHVGKLCAGLHIHVEDGSYNHDTFRPWRLMALVFKAVRTLHPDFELWRDFPYEYERDRLAIDLINGGPLLRQWVDDPAATPADLDALATSDEATWLSERESIFLYRSGAC
- a CDS encoding amidohydrolase family protein translates to MSAKKQCPVFDADSHVVEPKEVWTKYLEPEYRTLGKHALWREEGEYNCYLKVNGHMCRDAMNPNIPRHAIWRPGMTWDHVGNLDPNTRHAMTEGASDPHARLRDMDAMGVDQAFLYPTWFAEGFHLVEDSDTAAALARAYNNWMADFCQTAPARLFAAAMIPLQNMDYAVAELRRIATIPCFRGAFIRPMFLEGRYFTHPYYDPLWAELERLGITAAVHPTPGLWNPEWTSHGPFFEKMKNRLHQRTFMNEAGGGPFAGGGNGANISFFASPPLGHPIAPILSPWLDNHMFVASSLIGFTVMQRYPQLKAVVAHGKASWMEEVIEKMEASTRVVPLLHYYPVRTDPEEMWEEGHVLLGFDAEERLIQKLPHVFAEKVVWGSRYPHHDTTSAWDAITLLTLAQVDEPTIARMLGKNAAEQFGVKLVQTVSGEDASHGR
- a CDS encoding RNA-binding transcriptional accessory protein codes for the protein MNLTHIDLIAKELAIAPRQVQATAALLEEDATVPFIARYRKEMTGSLDEVVITTIRDRLLQLAELDKRRETVLKSIAEQGKLTEELKEKILEAESLTVLEDLYLPYKPKRRTRATLAKEKGLEPLAQRVWEQSDCDPLNEAEAYVDPEKQLPSIAEVLSGVRDIMAEWVSEDGQARARLRELLLEKGAFQSEVIPGKEAEGAKFSDYFAWEEPVATAPSHRILAMRRGEKEEFLTFRVVISEFDALRILERLFIKGTKLASEQVKLAVHDSFKRLLGPSIETEVRLLTKKRADEAAITVFADNLRQLLLVSPLGQKSVLAIDPGFRTGCKVVCLDRQGKLLGNTTIFPHQSAREAAEAGARIVALCEKLAVEAIAIGNGTAGRETEAFVRKLDLPRSIPIVMVNESGASIYSASEVAREEFPDHDVTVRGAVSIGRRLMDPLAELVKLDAKSIGVGQYQHDVDQSALKHRLDDVVMSCVNSVGVEVNTASQQLLTYVSGLGPQLARNIVEYRNANGPFSSRARLLKVPRLGPKAFEQAAGFLRVREGDNPLDASAVHPERYRLVEAMAREVECAVTDLLQDERQRQKIDPKKYVNDQVGLPTLNDILAELAKPGRDPRAQFEVVRFAEGVEKIEDVKPGMKLPGIVTNVTAFGAFVDIGVHQDGLVHISQLADRFVKDPNEVVKVQQKVLVTVLEVDLARKRISLSLKSR
- a CDS encoding SMP-30/gluconolactonase/LRE family protein, which encodes MSQLREITSGLKFPEGPVAMNDGSVLVVEITGGTLTRVRPNGAKEVVANTGGGPNGAALGPDGKVYICNNGGLRFTADGSPTEGLPDGYTGGYIQRVDIDSGKVEVLYTECNGHRLRGPNDLVFDAQGGFWFSDFGKVLERQRDRTALYYAKADGSSIKEVVFPIDGPNGIGLAPGDTHLYAAQTFEGRVWQWKIAAPGELAPVEVGEGGPLLAGPGGGKLLAGLPGYQLLDSLAVDSAGNVCVATLINGGITVISPDGASVEFVPTGDPLTTNICFGGPDLRTAYITLSGSGRLVAVDWPRPGLKLHYSR
- a CDS encoding fatty acid desaturase, with the protein product MNQAGRNRVLAPASLKELYRHNWRPNLKIPLFYGMLFAAGYLAWRTPSPWARWSMYVGMGYLWMSIVTFMHDCTHDVLFKARWKNWAFGIFSMIPLLVTFVSFKEDHLEHHRYNRSPKDPDAFTMGQRGVLDFVLFYVYIVVGGVLTILQFTLIYPLQKFNSRQWLIHGSEVLLRVVVLGGLILWASRQGVLSPFLQLWLVPAYIFSLFNSVRFIGEHYGTPWNAGQMLGTRTIISNQANSFFWNNINYHIGHHIYPGVPWYNLQKLHAALLPEIERTHAVVDPGYWSVFFQACRGGPESVERNALRFAKRTGAAFSSEGA